CAGAAGTTCAACCTGCTTTTCGGCCGCTCCATACAAAGCGCTTACGACAAACCCCAGCAGACGGTCATGACCATGCCGATCCTGCCCGGGATCGACGGGGTGCGGCGCATGTCGAAGTCGCTCGGCAACTACATCGGCGTGACCGATGCGCCCGGGGACATGTTCGGCAAGGTCATGAGCCTGCCCGACAACAACCTCGAGGAGTACTGGAACCTGCTGCTGGGCGAATCGCTTCCGGACCTGCCTCCGAACCAGGCGAAACGCGCCCTGGGGCGCCGGCTGGTTGCGCGTTTTCACAATGAGGCCGCCGCGACGGCGGCGGAGGAGCACTTCGACCGCGTGTTCGTGCGCCATGAGGCGCCGGAGGAGATCGAGGACTACTCGATGGACGGGGACCCGGTGCACCTGCCGGCGGCGCTGGCCGACGCGTTCGGGATCAGCCGTAGCGAAGCGCGCCGGATGCTGGGTCAGGGCGGGGTCAAGAAAGACGGCGAGGTTTTGTCCGCCGAACCGCTCGATTACGCCGCCGCCGACCTCGAGGGATGCGTGCTTCAGCTGGGAAAGCGGCGTTTCAAGCGATTCGGATCCGCAGCCTGAAGCCAACCCCGGAATCGCCTCGACAAAGTTCTGAAAAGCATGTATAGTTCTTCGTCCGCTGAGTCGGGCAGGTTGTGCGACTCAAGTGTCCCTTGCGATGAAACCCATCGCGCTGGCGCACGCGGTCTTTGAAAACTGAGCAGCGTGCATTACTCCG
Above is a window of Thermoleophilia bacterium DNA encoding:
- a CDS encoding tyrosine--tRNA ligase encodes the protein MDEGHTSDAALQRAAALSANAVEALPEGGLARQLDGGEPLRIKLGIDPTAPDIHLGHTVVLNKLRQFQDDGHQVVLIIGDYTARVGDPTGRSEQRPMLDPETIGRNARTFQEQAFKILDPDRTEVRFNSEWLRMEPEELLGLLAKATIAQLLERDDFQKRMTAEEPISALELLYPLFQGYDSVAIDADVELGGTDQKFNLLFGRSIQSAYDKPQQTVMTMPILPGIDGVRRMSKSLGNYIGVTDAPGDMFGKVMSLPDNNLEEYWNLLLGESLPDLPPNQAKRALGRRLVARFHNEAAATAAEEHFDRVFVRHEAPEEIEDYSMDGDPVHLPAALADAFGISRSEARRMLGQGGVKKDGEVLSAEPLDYAAADLEGCVLQLGKRRFKRFGSAA